One region of Streptomyces davaonensis JCM 4913 genomic DNA includes:
- a CDS encoding IS982 family transposase: protein MTTELDTLLTALYVHVDDHLKTPRWRGRPPRLTDAELVTLAVAQAMLGFHCEARWLRFAHAHLHGLFPYLPQRPAYNKRLRAALGLVKRAIRSLATDCDLWLDDVWIVDSTPVECARSRETVKRSDLAGWANYGYCRSHSRFYWGLKLHLVCTPAGLPVTWALADPKIDDRQVLADLIDNEPHLAAARPGLLILADKGYIAAELDRFLAARGISLLRPSYRNRGIPHPAEPLLKTVRQLIESVNDTLKGQLDLEQHGGRTIEGVGVRVAQRILAMTCAIWHNRTIGAPITRSLIAYDH from the coding sequence GTGACGACCGAGTTAGACACCCTCTTGACCGCACTGTACGTGCATGTCGATGACCATCTGAAGACCCCGCGGTGGCGTGGCCGGCCGCCCCGGCTGACCGACGCGGAACTGGTCACCCTGGCCGTGGCCCAAGCGATGCTGGGCTTCCACTGCGAGGCCCGCTGGCTGCGCTTCGCCCACGCCCACCTGCATGGCCTGTTCCCCTACCTGCCCCAGCGCCCGGCCTACAACAAGCGCCTGAGAGCCGCGCTGGGCCTGGTCAAGCGGGCCATCCGTTCCCTCGCCACCGACTGTGACCTGTGGCTGGACGATGTGTGGATCGTGGACTCGACGCCCGTCGAGTGCGCCCGCTCGCGTGAGACCGTCAAACGCTCCGACCTGGCCGGCTGGGCCAACTACGGCTATTGCCGCTCCCACTCACGCTTCTACTGGGGCCTGAAACTACACCTGGTGTGCACCCCGGCCGGCCTGCCCGTCACCTGGGCCCTGGCCGACCCCAAGATCGACGACCGGCAGGTGCTGGCCGACCTGATCGACAACGAACCACATCTGGCCGCCGCCCGGCCGGGCCTGCTGATCCTGGCGGACAAGGGCTACATCGCCGCCGAACTCGACCGCTTCCTCGCCGCCCGCGGCATCAGTCTGCTGCGGCCCTCCTACCGCAACCGCGGCATCCCACACCCGGCGGAGCCCCTGCTCAAGACGGTCCGTCAGCTGATCGAGTCGGTCAACGACACCCTCAAGGGCCAACTCGACCTGGAACAGCACGGCGGCCGGACCATCGAAGGCGTCGGCGTCCGCGTGGCTCAGCGGATCCTCGCCATGACCTGCGCGATCTGGCACAACCGGACCATCGGCGCACCCATCACCAGGTCACTGATCGCTTACGACCACTAA
- a CDS encoding GNAT family N-acetyltransferase: protein MNRALPVVRLRVPTDEDAVAWHRLFDDPDVMEFHGGKSAGLSVYEELTARQRRHDAERGFCLWSVLDESGEVIGFTGAQPWERDWGPTGEIEIGWRLARAHWGRGVVTAAARLTLERVRAAGVPGVVAMVDARNQRSIAVTQRLGMRLAEVFTTPTSGRAGHCYRLDLTSGAA from the coding sequence GTGAACCGAGCTCTCCCCGTAGTACGGCTGCGCGTTCCCACCGACGAGGACGCCGTCGCCTGGCACCGGCTCTTCGACGACCCGGATGTGATGGAGTTCCACGGCGGCAAGTCCGCGGGTCTGTCGGTGTACGAGGAACTCACGGCCCGCCAGCGCCGGCACGACGCCGAGCGCGGGTTCTGCCTGTGGTCCGTGCTGGACGAGTCCGGCGAGGTCATCGGCTTCACCGGCGCCCAGCCGTGGGAGCGGGACTGGGGCCCCACGGGCGAGATCGAGATCGGCTGGCGGCTCGCGCGGGCGCACTGGGGCCGGGGCGTCGTCACCGCTGCCGCGCGGCTCACGCTGGAGCGGGTGCGGGCGGCGGGAGTGCCGGGCGTGGTGGCCATGGTCGACGCCCGCAACCAGCGCTCGATCGCGGTGACCCAGCGCCTGGGCATGCGGCTCGCCGAGGTCTTCACCACTCCGACGAGCGGGCGGGCGGGGCACTGCTACCGGTTGGACCTGACAAGCGGAGCAGCGTGA
- a CDS encoding IS1182 family transposase, which translates to MPVRTVRTARAACPKGTPAMLIRDRLDVLFEDEEFADLYPDDGRPGLSPGQLALVSVLQFAENLSDRAAADAVRTRIDWKYAIGLELEDPGFDHSVLCEFRARLAEQDGAADQLLELMLDRLVEAGLLKAGGRQRTDATHVLAAVRTLSRLELVAETLRAALEELAEAAPAWLAPLIEPEWAKRYGRRVEIGKLPGGKAAVTARAEEFGRDGQKILTAAWAACAPPGLRLLPQVEILRQVWVHHYFWDVEGLLRWRDGHALPPASLRFDSPYDTDAHYCVKRDTAWSGYRTHFTETCDEERPGLVVHVATTISTVQDIELTDTIHDELAGRQLLPAEHVVDAGYISPARIERAQRVHGITLLGPVVADHSAQAKAGSGFAKAAFTIDWDNEQAICPRGATSVSWTKLNIKDHTYLQARFAEADCRTCPDRAHCTSSATGPRSIAVLPRPLHEIQMSNRLDQRTEQWQRRYAIRAGIEATLSQNVRAHGLRRSRYRGLAKTHVQHVLTAMACNVTRVSDWISSTTRTRRRTTHFHALCAAAA; encoded by the coding sequence ATCCCAGTACGGACGGTGCGAACGGCGCGGGCGGCGTGTCCGAAGGGCACCCCGGCCATGCTCATCCGGGACCGGTTGGATGTCCTGTTCGAGGATGAGGAGTTCGCCGACCTGTACCCCGACGACGGCAGGCCGGGACTGTCGCCGGGGCAGCTGGCGCTGGTGTCGGTGCTGCAGTTCGCGGAGAACCTGTCGGACCGGGCGGCGGCGGACGCGGTCCGCACCAGGATCGACTGGAAATACGCGATCGGCCTTGAGCTAGAGGATCCTGGATTCGACCACTCGGTCCTGTGCGAGTTCAGGGCCCGGCTGGCCGAACAGGACGGCGCCGCCGACCAGTTACTGGAGCTGATGCTGGATCGCCTGGTGGAGGCCGGCCTGCTCAAGGCCGGGGGCCGGCAGCGTACCGATGCCACCCATGTGCTGGCGGCGGTGCGGACGCTCAGCCGCCTGGAGCTGGTCGCGGAGACGCTGCGAGCAGCCCTGGAGGAGCTGGCCGAGGCCGCCCCCGCCTGGCTGGCGCCGCTGATCGAGCCGGAGTGGGCCAAGCGGTACGGACGCCGGGTGGAGATCGGCAAACTGCCGGGCGGGAAGGCGGCCGTGACCGCCCGGGCCGAGGAGTTCGGCCGGGACGGACAGAAGATCCTGACCGCCGCCTGGGCCGCCTGCGCCCCACCCGGCCTGCGGCTTCTTCCTCAGGTGGAGATCCTGCGCCAGGTCTGGGTCCACCACTACTTCTGGGACGTGGAGGGATTGTTGCGCTGGCGGGACGGCCATGCTCTGCCGCCCGCCTCGCTGCGGTTCGACTCCCCGTATGACACCGATGCGCACTACTGCGTCAAACGGGACACCGCCTGGAGCGGATACCGGACGCATTTCACGGAAACCTGCGACGAAGAACGCCCCGGGCTGGTGGTCCATGTCGCCACCACCATCTCCACCGTCCAGGACATCGAGCTGACCGACACCATCCACGACGAGCTCGCCGGGCGGCAGTTGCTGCCCGCGGAGCATGTGGTCGATGCCGGCTACATCTCTCCGGCACGTATCGAGCGGGCCCAGCGGGTGCACGGCATCACTCTGCTGGGCCCGGTTGTCGCCGACCACAGTGCCCAGGCCAAGGCCGGTTCGGGCTTCGCCAAGGCGGCCTTCACCATCGACTGGGACAATGAGCAGGCGATCTGCCCGCGCGGGGCCACGAGCGTGTCCTGGACCAAGCTGAACATCAAGGACCACACCTATCTGCAGGCCCGGTTCGCCGAGGCGGACTGCCGGACCTGCCCAGACCGCGCGCACTGCACCTCTTCAGCCACCGGGCCCCGCTCCATCGCCGTGCTCCCCCGGCCGTTGCACGAGATCCAGATGAGCAACCGGCTCGACCAGCGCACCGAGCAATGGCAGCGCCGCTACGCGATCCGCGCCGGCATCGAGGCCACTCTCTCGCAGAACGTCCGAGCCCACGGCCTGCGCCGTTCCCGCTACCGGGGCCTGGCGAAGACCCACGTCCAGCACGTCCTCACCGCCATGGCCTGCAACGTCACCCGGGTCTCCGACTGGATATCCAGCACCACCAGAACCCGACGCCGCACCACACACTTTCACGCGCTATGCGCAGCCGCCGCATGA
- a CDS encoding hydroxysqualene dehydroxylase, with the protein MTTEHTRNAQENAGHTRRRFLTATGGAALALGATGPAFAAAPAGKRVAVLGGGVAGLSVAQELAERGYAVTVYEYYDALGGKARSMPVPGTAAGGRADLPGEHGFRFFPGFYRNLPDTLRRIPFPGNANGVHDNLVSGTEALFARAGGRPDLHFPLRRATTPPAPGTLTLSWIRDQLLSVLDLGTRLPAHEAAYFVDRILVHLTSCDARREDEWEKTSWWDFLRAEEMSEEYRSLLAIGQTRNLVATRAEVASTRTVGRVIIEALLLWGLLGRGQDGDADIDRVLNAPTTEAWIDPWERHLRSLGVEFVLGTRVREVLYAGGRVTGVQVSARDGGQDRTVTADHYVSALPVEHARVTWGPALRAADPQLARCDALRTDWMTGVMFYLRTPTPVVHGHVNCLDSPWAVTAVGQAQFWAGRDFSRDYGDGSARDCLSAIISEWDKPGILYGKPARECTREEVVAELWAQLKDALNDSGKTTLTDADRLGWFMDPAVTGLGGPDPQNREQLMIHPTGTFYNRPTAHTRVPNFFLSGDFVRTDIDLASMEGANEAARAAANAVLDADNSGAERCAIAGLYRPPELEPLKRVDELRYRLGLPNTFDLG; encoded by the coding sequence ATGACAACAGAACACACCCGGAACGCTCAGGAGAACGCCGGCCACACCCGCAGACGCTTCCTCACGGCCACTGGAGGAGCCGCCCTGGCGTTAGGCGCCACGGGCCCCGCGTTCGCCGCCGCACCCGCCGGGAAGCGCGTCGCCGTCCTCGGCGGCGGAGTCGCCGGTCTCAGCGTGGCCCAGGAACTCGCCGAACGCGGGTACGCCGTCACCGTCTACGAGTACTACGACGCCCTCGGCGGCAAGGCCCGCTCGATGCCCGTCCCCGGTACCGCGGCCGGCGGCCGCGCCGATCTCCCCGGCGAGCACGGCTTCCGCTTCTTCCCCGGCTTCTACCGCAACCTCCCGGACACCCTGCGCCGCATCCCCTTCCCAGGCAACGCGAACGGCGTCCACGACAACCTCGTCAGCGGCACCGAGGCCCTCTTCGCCCGCGCGGGAGGCCGACCCGACCTGCACTTCCCGCTGCGCCGCGCCACCACCCCGCCCGCCCCCGGCACCCTCACCCTGTCCTGGATCCGCGACCAGCTCCTGTCGGTCCTGGACCTCGGCACCCGGCTGCCCGCCCATGAGGCCGCCTACTTCGTCGACCGGATCCTGGTCCATCTCACCAGCTGCGACGCCCGCCGCGAGGACGAGTGGGAGAAGACCTCCTGGTGGGACTTCCTGCGCGCGGAGGAGATGAGCGAGGAGTACCGCTCGCTCCTCGCCATCGGCCAGACCCGCAATCTGGTCGCCACCCGCGCGGAGGTGGCCTCCACCCGCACGGTGGGCCGCGTCATCATCGAGGCCCTGCTGCTGTGGGGACTGCTCGGCCGGGGCCAGGACGGCGACGCCGACATCGACCGGGTGCTCAACGCCCCCACCACCGAGGCCTGGATCGACCCCTGGGAGCGGCATCTGCGCTCACTCGGCGTCGAGTTCGTCCTCGGCACCAGGGTCCGCGAGGTGCTCTACGCGGGCGGGCGGGTGACCGGCGTCCAGGTCTCGGCCCGCGACGGCGGCCAGGACCGCACCGTCACCGCCGACCACTACGTCAGCGCGCTGCCGGTGGAGCACGCGCGCGTGACGTGGGGCCCGGCCCTGCGCGCCGCTGACCCGCAGCTCGCGCGCTGCGACGCCCTGCGGACGGACTGGATGACCGGCGTGATGTTCTATCTCCGCACGCCCACCCCGGTCGTGCACGGCCACGTCAACTGCCTGGACTCACCCTGGGCGGTGACGGCGGTCGGCCAGGCCCAGTTCTGGGCCGGACGGGACTTCTCGCGCGACTACGGCGACGGAAGCGCCCGGGACTGTCTCTCCGCGATCATCTCCGAGTGGGACAAGCCGGGCATCCTGTACGGGAAGCCGGCTCGCGAGTGCACGCGCGAGGAGGTCGTCGCCGAACTGTGGGCGCAGCTGAAGGACGCGCTGAACGACTCCGGGAAGACGACCCTCACCGACGCCGACCGGCTCGGCTGGTTCATGGACCCGGCGGTGACCGGCCTGGGCGGCCCCGACCCGCAGAACCGCGAGCAACTGATGATCCACCCCACGGGCACCTTCTACAACCGTCCCACGGCCCATACGCGGGTGCCCAATTTCTTCCTCTCGGGGGACTTCGTCCGCACCGACATCGACCTCGCGTCCATGGAGGGTGCCAATGAGGCGGCTCGCGCCGCGGCCAACGCCGTACTGGACGCCGACAATTCGGGCGCCGAACGCTGCGCGATCGCGGGCCTGTACCGCCCGCCCGAGCTGGAGCCGCTGAAGCGGGTCGACGAACTCCGCTACCGGCTGGGTCTGCCCAACACCTTCGACCTCGGCTAG
- a CDS encoding geranylgeranyl reductase family protein, with the protein MTEPLLSDNSADVIVVGAGPAGSTTAYHLAKAGLDVLLLEKTEFPREKVCGDGLTPRAVKQLVAMGIDISEEAGWLRNKGLRIVGGGVRLQLDWPDLASFPDYGLVRKRDDFDEQLARQAQKAGARLYERCNVGAPIIDERTGRITGVHAKLGEEKREVAFHAPLVVAADGNSTRLSLAMGLHRREDRPMGVAVRTYFESPRHDDDYLESWLELWDRRGPEDRLLPGYGWIFGMGDGTCNVGLGVLNTSDSFKELDWREVLKAWCASMPEDWGYTPEHMTGPIRGAALPMAFNRQPHYTKGLLLVGDAGGLVNPFNGEGIAYAMESGQIAADVIVQAHARSTPSGRELALQRYPRVLKDTYGGYYALGRAFVKLIGNPKVMKIATQRGLTHPLLMKFTLKMLANLTDPTGGDAMDRIINGLSKVAPKA; encoded by the coding sequence GTGACCGAGCCCCTCCTCTCCGACAACTCCGCCGATGTGATCGTCGTGGGTGCGGGGCCAGCCGGCTCCACTACCGCGTACCACCTGGCCAAGGCCGGGCTCGACGTACTCCTGCTGGAGAAGACCGAGTTCCCGCGGGAGAAGGTCTGCGGTGACGGCCTCACCCCCCGCGCGGTCAAGCAGCTCGTGGCGATGGGCATCGACATCTCCGAGGAGGCCGGCTGGCTGCGCAACAAGGGCCTGAGGATCGTCGGCGGAGGTGTCCGGCTCCAGCTCGACTGGCCCGACCTCGCCTCCTTCCCGGACTACGGCCTGGTCCGCAAGCGCGACGACTTCGACGAGCAGCTCGCCCGCCAGGCCCAGAAGGCCGGCGCCCGCCTCTACGAGCGGTGCAACGTCGGCGCCCCGATCATCGACGAGCGCACCGGCCGGATCACCGGCGTCCACGCCAAGCTCGGCGAGGAGAAGCGTGAGGTCGCCTTCCACGCACCGCTCGTCGTCGCCGCCGACGGCAACTCCACGCGCCTGTCCCTGGCGATGGGCCTGCACCGCCGCGAGGACCGCCCGATGGGCGTCGCCGTACGCACGTACTTCGAGTCCCCGCGCCACGACGACGACTACCTGGAGTCCTGGCTGGAGCTCTGGGACCGCCGCGGCCCCGAGGACCGGCTGCTGCCCGGCTACGGCTGGATCTTCGGCATGGGCGACGGCACCTGCAACGTCGGCCTCGGCGTCCTGAACACCTCCGACTCCTTCAAGGAACTGGACTGGCGCGAGGTCCTCAAGGCCTGGTGCGCCTCGATGCCGGAGGACTGGGGCTACACCCCCGAGCACATGACCGGCCCGATCCGCGGCGCCGCCCTCCCCATGGCCTTCAACCGCCAGCCCCACTACACCAAGGGCCTGCTGCTGGTCGGCGACGCCGGCGGCCTGGTGAACCCCTTCAACGGCGAGGGCATCGCCTACGCCATGGAATCCGGCCAGATCGCCGCCGACGTCATCGTCCAGGCGCATGCGCGGTCGACCCCGTCGGGCCGCGAACTGGCCCTCCAGCGCTACCCGCGCGTGCTCAAGGACACCTACGGCGGCTACTACGCGCTGGGCCGCGCCTTCGTGAAGCTCATCGGCAACCCGAAGGTCATGAAGATCGCGACCCAGCGCGGCCTGACGCATCCCCTGCTCATGAAGTTCACCCTGAAGATGCTCGCCAACCTCACCGACCCGACGGGCGGCGACGCGATGGATCGGATCATCAACGGCCTGAGCAAGGTGGCGCCGAAGGCATGA
- a CDS encoding IS4 family transposase, translating to MPRAGQLKSSGERLSDRVAVGVLTQAFPQSLVDEVLAETGRVQRRNRLLPARLVVYFVLAMCLFSGQSYEEVARLLTTGLQGARRWRASWVVPSTAAIWKARSRLGVAPMRQLFARVCRPVATPGTQGAFYRDWRLTAIDGTTFDLPDTKANVEAFGRPPRSGRGEQDVGYPQLRMVGLVECGTHAVFDVALAALRTGEQTLARTVLRSLRQGMLLLADRGFYGVDLWREAAATGADLLWRVRKDLVLPVVEQLPDGSYLTEIFDRSDIHHTRRGVPVRAVEYTIAGHEGVYRLITTILDPDKAPAAELAALYAQRWEFESTLDEIKTHLGGSHLVLRSQHPDGAEQELYGFLLVHHAIRHLMHQAARQVDQDPDRISFTRSLRVVRRQVTDQAAFSPRPARPRHQGHPR from the coding sequence GTGCCAAGAGCGGGTCAACTGAAGTCATCTGGTGAGCGGTTGTCGGATCGGGTCGCGGTCGGGGTGCTGACGCAGGCGTTTCCTCAGTCGCTGGTGGATGAGGTGCTGGCGGAGACGGGCCGCGTGCAGCGGCGGAACCGGCTGTTGCCAGCCCGGCTGGTGGTCTACTTCGTGCTGGCGATGTGCCTGTTCTCCGGGCAGAGCTATGAGGAGGTCGCCCGGCTGCTGACCACGGGTTTGCAGGGTGCGCGGCGTTGGCGTGCATCGTGGGTGGTGCCGAGTACGGCGGCGATCTGGAAAGCCAGGTCCCGGCTGGGGGTGGCGCCGATGCGGCAGTTGTTCGCGCGGGTGTGCCGTCCGGTTGCGACACCGGGCACTCAGGGCGCCTTCTACCGCGACTGGCGGCTGACCGCGATCGACGGCACCACATTTGACCTGCCCGACACGAAGGCGAACGTGGAGGCGTTCGGCCGTCCGCCCCGCTCCGGGCGCGGTGAACAGGACGTCGGCTACCCGCAGTTGCGCATGGTCGGCCTGGTGGAGTGCGGCACCCACGCCGTCTTCGACGTCGCGCTCGCAGCTCTTCGCACCGGAGAGCAGACCCTGGCCCGGACGGTCCTGAGATCCCTGCGGCAGGGCATGCTGCTGCTGGCCGACCGCGGCTTTTACGGCGTGGACCTGTGGCGCGAGGCAGCGGCGACCGGGGCGGACCTGCTGTGGCGGGTACGCAAAGACCTCGTGCTGCCGGTGGTCGAGCAGTTGCCGGACGGCTCGTATCTCACCGAGATCTTCGACCGCAGCGACATCCACCACACCCGTCGCGGGGTGCCGGTACGCGCGGTGGAATACACCATTGCCGGACATGAGGGCGTCTACCGGCTCATCACCACGATCCTCGACCCGGACAAGGCCCCGGCCGCCGAACTGGCCGCCCTCTACGCCCAGCGATGGGAGTTCGAGTCCACCCTCGACGAGATCAAGACCCACCTCGGCGGGTCGCACCTGGTACTGCGTTCGCAGCATCCTGACGGAGCTGAGCAGGAACTTTACGGCTTCCTGCTTGTCCACCACGCCATCCGGCACCTGATGCACCAGGCTGCACGACAAGTCGACCAGGACCCCGACCGGATCTCCTTCACCCGCTCACTGCGCGTCGTGCGCCGCCAGGTCACCGACCAGGCGGCCTTTTCCCCCCGGCCGGCTCGCCCGCGCCATCAAGGCCACCCACGCTGA
- a CDS encoding IS110 family RNA-guided transposase: MFERTYAGLDVHARSVVGAAIDGVSGEIRSLRLAPETNAVLAWVASLPAPVAVAYEAGPTGFGLARALTAAGVRCVVVAPSKIERPPGDRVKTDRRDAERLARLLRIGELPAVRVPTEAEEAARDLVRAREDVRGDLMRARHRLSKLLLRQGLVWQGTAWTQEHEGWLRSLCFDRFGVRLAFEEAFDTVLSTHARRGRLDGAIEQMAAASPFAPVVGRLGCLRGISTLTAFGLAVEVGDWHRFTGATISSYLGLVPSEASSGERRVQGPITKTGNSHARRLLVEASWHHRKRYRPSRELMRRQAGQPPAVRDRAERGNRRLNQRWKRFDTRNKRPTIAAVAVARELAGWCWSLAVMDEPS; the protein is encoded by the coding sequence ATGTTCGAGCGTACGTATGCCGGGCTGGATGTTCACGCCCGTTCGGTCGTCGGGGCCGCGATCGATGGAGTTTCCGGGGAGATCCGGTCGCTGCGGCTGGCGCCGGAGACGAACGCGGTGCTGGCCTGGGTGGCGTCGTTGCCCGCTCCGGTGGCGGTGGCGTATGAGGCAGGGCCGACTGGGTTCGGGCTGGCCAGGGCGTTAACAGCGGCGGGTGTGCGGTGCGTGGTGGTGGCCCCGTCGAAGATCGAGCGGCCGCCGGGGGATCGGGTCAAGACCGACCGGCGGGATGCCGAGAGGTTGGCCAGGCTGCTGCGGATCGGGGAACTCCCGGCCGTGCGGGTGCCCACCGAGGCGGAGGAAGCCGCGCGGGATCTCGTGCGAGCGCGCGAGGACGTGCGCGGGGACCTGATGAGGGCGAGGCACCGGCTGTCCAAGCTGCTGCTGCGCCAGGGCCTGGTGTGGCAGGGCACGGCCTGGACGCAGGAGCACGAGGGTTGGCTGCGCTCGCTCTGCTTCGACCGGTTCGGCGTGCGGCTGGCCTTCGAGGAAGCCTTCGACACCGTGCTGAGCACCCATGCCCGCCGCGGGCGGCTGGACGGGGCCATCGAGCAGATGGCCGCCGCCTCGCCGTTCGCGCCGGTGGTGGGGCGGCTGGGGTGCCTGCGCGGGATCAGCACGCTGACCGCCTTCGGCCTGGCCGTCGAGGTCGGCGACTGGCACCGGTTCACCGGCGCCACCATCAGTTCCTATCTGGGGCTGGTGCCCTCGGAAGCATCCAGCGGAGAGCGCCGGGTGCAGGGTCCGATCACCAAGACCGGCAACAGTCACGCCCGCCGGCTGCTGGTGGAGGCGTCCTGGCACCACCGCAAGCGCTACCGTCCCAGCCGCGAGCTGATGCGCCGCCAGGCCGGTCAGCCGCCCGCCGTCCGGGACCGGGCCGAGCGGGGCAACCGGCGCCTCAACCAGCGGTGGAAGCGATTCGACACCCGCAACAAGCGGCCCACCATCGCCGCCGTGGCCGTCGCTCGCGAACTGGCCGGGTGGTGCTGGAGCCTCGCCGTGATGGACGAGCCGTCCTGA
- the def gene encoding peptide deformylase, translating to MPSVFLQGRPVDSYPPLAPEARRGAVRRITEVGEEVLHKPCRDVTEFGPDLAALIDDMFLTMYIADGCGLAANQVGVDLRLFVYDCPDDDGARHVGHIVNPVLEQPDPAGRRLLDEGEGCLSVPGAVMAVPRPDRAVVRGLDRDGEPVVVEGTGYFARCLAHETDHTTGQVYLDRLSKRDRKDALRQVTDRREEVFARRAANIEALNS from the coding sequence ATGCCCAGCGTCTTCCTGCAAGGCAGGCCGGTCGACTCGTACCCGCCGCTCGCGCCCGAGGCCCGGCGCGGTGCGGTGCGGCGGATCACCGAGGTCGGCGAGGAGGTGCTGCACAAGCCGTGCCGGGACGTCACCGAGTTCGGGCCGGATCTCGCGGCGCTCATCGACGACATGTTCCTGACGATGTACATCGCCGACGGCTGCGGGCTCGCGGCGAACCAGGTCGGGGTCGATCTGCGGCTGTTCGTCTACGACTGCCCGGACGACGACGGGGCCCGGCATGTCGGGCACATCGTCAACCCGGTCCTGGAGCAGCCCGACCCGGCCGGGCGCAGGCTGCTCGACGAGGGCGAGGGGTGCCTGTCGGTACCGGGCGCCGTCATGGCCGTACCGCGCCCCGACCGGGCCGTGGTGCGAGGGCTGGACAGGGACGGCGAGCCGGTCGTCGTCGAGGGCACCGGCTACTTCGCCCGCTGTCTGGCGCACGAGACCGACCACACCACCGGGCAGGTCTACCTGGACCGGCTCTCCAAGCGGGACCGCAAGGACGCGCTGCGGCAGGTGACGGACCGGCGGGAGGAGGTGTTCGCCCGCCGGGCCGCCAACATCGAGGCGCTGAACAGCTGA